One region of Polaribacter pectinis genomic DNA includes:
- a CDS encoding universal stress protein encodes MKHILVPIGSTVSAQNTLQYAIDFASEIDAKVFVFRAYNAKTKAGTMVNVNSIIGRETNLYLRTLVSSVNVKNVDIKLIASQGSLIDSVEAVHNEIGVDLIIVGTKSNSIKEELFLGNTAGKLAKMSDLSVLVIPEAYTFKPVTNILVAFKSGIIKRKNALKPLQFIANKFTSSVNLLLVKTPNYTEEDLVLNEGLKNLQSTLTVTENATTFQAVLEHSKTHNPDLLCVFRRKRGFFKKLWEKSTILKEEFSTTVPLLILKGK; translated from the coding sequence ATGAAACACATTTTAGTCCCAATTGGATCTACAGTAAGCGCACAAAATACATTACAATATGCTATTGATTTTGCCTCTGAAATTGACGCAAAAGTATTTGTTTTTAGAGCATACAATGCAAAAACAAAAGCAGGAACAATGGTTAATGTAAATTCTATTATTGGTCGTGAAACCAACTTGTATTTACGTACGTTAGTTTCTTCTGTAAACGTGAAAAATGTAGACATTAAATTAATTGCTTCTCAAGGAAGTTTAATTGATAGTGTAGAAGCTGTACATAATGAAATTGGTGTAGATTTAATTATAGTAGGTACTAAAAGCAATTCTATTAAAGAAGAGTTATTTTTAGGAAATACTGCTGGAAAATTAGCTAAAATGTCAGATTTATCTGTTTTAGTGATTCCTGAAGCTTATACTTTTAAACCTGTAACAAATATTTTAGTTGCTTTTAAATCTGGAATTATTAAAAGAAAAAATGCACTAAAACCACTACAATTTATTGCAAATAAATTTACTTCTTCTGTGAATTTATTGTTGGTAAAAACACCTAATTATACTGAAGAAGATTTAGTTTTAAATGAAGGTTTAAAAAACTTACAATCTACATTAACTGTTACTGAAAACGCTACTACTTTTCAAGCTGTTTTAGAACACAGTAAAACACACAACCCAGATTTATTGTGTGTATTTAGACGTAAGAGAGGTTTTTTTAAGAAACTATGGGAAAAAAGTACCATCTTAAAAGAAGAATTTTCTACAACAGTTCCTTTGTTAATTTTGAAAGGGAAATAA
- a CDS encoding PD-(D/E)XK nuclease family protein — protein sequence MQSFISDTLDSILKTTKSFEDVVFILPSQRAKVFLKQTLKDKISVGFLPETLNIEQFVQQVSGIQKADSIQLLFHFYTIYKSLEKDPDSFDTFSSWAFTVLQDFNEIDQHLVDTKEIFVYLRDIQRLKKWSVSGTFKETELMKDHYSFLEKLNNFYPPLYQFLLERKIGYQGLMYREACNNIDVYLQEKSNKKFFFIGFNALNKAEEFLFQKVLETENSDIYWDLDETFFNSNHQAGTFIRKYKKEWKYYEKNSLKTLSSSFSSQKNIQVIGASKNTTQIKYAGEILEKFSDFKNTALILADETLLPITLNSLPKNINAINITMGYPLKDIPTTSLLFSIFQLFVSQEKLQKTVVNEFYHKDVVRFLKHQSIYKLLSNNENSLVDNFTEEIGKENHIFITQQQLESLLKNSDEEIKKVVAAIFSSYTTINEFLDRILNLINILKVDVADLEKEYLFRFYTAFTQLKTLQTEYEYFTDLKTLGLFFKQLIASETLSFQGEPLKGLQLMGMLETRVLDFENIILTSTNEGVLPASSQQNSFIPFDVKLAFGLPTYREKDAIFSYHFFRLLQRAKNVFILYNTEHDVFGSGEKSRFVTQLEMMRTDIVQKIVTPNVISDKSELKEIAKTESTLERLKEIAGKGISPSALTNYLHNPVSFYKQKILKIKEFDDVEETVAFNTLGTVVHETLDELYRPFVNEFLSVEIITKMEVDSKDLVIKHFRLHFKNGNLNTGKNRLIFEVAKRFVSNFLAKEKELLKNCKNKLKIIATEENLSAEINIEGIDFPIKLHGQVDRVDELNGVLRIIDYKTGMVTGANLRVPEFENLRDEKHLKAIQVLLYAYLFTKSKNYNFKQPLEAGIYSFKNLNSGFLAIDFALPRKKAENSITQEKLEDFITEIKLYIKEIYNLKEGFIEPADLRY from the coding sequence ATGCAATCCTTTATTTCAGATACTTTAGATTCTATTTTAAAAACCACAAAATCCTTTGAAGATGTGGTTTTTATATTGCCATCACAAAGAGCAAAAGTGTTTTTAAAACAAACTCTAAAAGATAAAATATCTGTCGGGTTTTTACCAGAAACATTAAATATAGAGCAATTTGTGCAACAAGTTTCTGGAATTCAAAAAGCAGATAGTATTCAATTGTTGTTTCACTTTTATACCATTTATAAAAGTTTAGAAAAAGACCCAGATTCTTTTGATACTTTTTCTTCTTGGGCATTTACAGTTTTACAAGATTTTAATGAAATTGATCAACATTTAGTTGACACAAAAGAGATTTTTGTCTATTTAAGAGATATTCAAAGGTTAAAAAAATGGTCTGTTTCTGGTACTTTTAAAGAAACGGAATTAATGAAAGACCATTATTCTTTTTTAGAAAAACTGAATAATTTTTATCCTCCTTTATACCAATTTTTGTTAGAAAGAAAAATAGGATATCAAGGTTTAATGTATAGAGAAGCATGCAATAATATTGATGTTTATCTTCAGGAAAAAAGCAACAAAAAGTTTTTTTTTATAGGTTTTAACGCCTTAAATAAAGCAGAAGAGTTCTTATTCCAAAAAGTATTGGAAACTGAAAATTCTGATATTTATTGGGATTTAGATGAAACGTTTTTTAATTCAAATCATCAAGCAGGAACTTTTATCAGAAAGTATAAAAAAGAGTGGAAATATTACGAAAAGAACTCTTTAAAAACATTAAGTTCTTCTTTTTCTTCACAAAAAAATATACAAGTAATTGGAGCTTCTAAAAATACAACGCAAATAAAATATGCTGGTGAAATTTTAGAGAAATTTTCAGATTTTAAAAATACGGCGCTCATTTTAGCAGACGAAACATTGTTGCCAATTACATTAAATTCTTTACCTAAAAACATCAACGCAATTAACATTACTATGGGATATCCTTTAAAAGATATTCCAACTACAAGTTTATTGTTTTCAATTTTTCAATTATTTGTTTCGCAAGAAAAATTACAAAAAACGGTTGTAAATGAATTTTATCATAAAGATGTTGTTCGATTTTTAAAACATCAATCTATTTATAAATTATTGTCTAACAATGAGAATTCATTAGTAGATAATTTTACCGAAGAAATTGGGAAAGAAAATCACATTTTTATAACACAACAACAATTAGAATCTTTATTAAAAAATTCTGACGAAGAAATAAAAAAAGTTGTTGCTGCAATATTTAGTTCTTATACTACAATTAATGAGTTCTTAGATAGAATTTTAAACTTAATAAACATATTAAAAGTAGATGTAGCAGATTTAGAAAAAGAATATTTATTCCGTTTTTATACTGCTTTTACACAGTTAAAAACATTGCAAACAGAATACGAATATTTTACAGATTTAAAAACATTAGGATTATTTTTTAAACAATTAATTGCTTCAGAAACCCTGTCTTTTCAAGGAGAACCATTAAAAGGATTACAATTAATGGGAATGTTAGAAACGCGAGTTTTAGATTTTGAAAACATTATTCTAACATCTACAAATGAAGGTGTTTTGCCAGCAAGTTCGCAACAAAATTCTTTTATTCCTTTTGATGTAAAATTGGCTTTTGGTTTGCCAACATACAGAGAAAAAGATGCTATTTTTTCTTATCATTTTTTTAGATTATTACAAAGAGCTAAAAACGTATTTATTTTATACAACACAGAACATGATGTTTTTGGAAGTGGAGAAAAAAGCCGATTTGTAACTCAATTAGAAATGATGAGAACAGATATTGTTCAGAAAATAGTTACACCAAATGTAATTTCTGACAAGTCTGAATTAAAAGAAATTGCGAAAACAGAGAGTACTTTAGAACGATTAAAAGAAATAGCAGGAAAAGGAATTTCACCTTCTGCTCTAACTAATTATTTACACAATCCTGTTTCGTTTTACAAACAGAAAATTCTTAAAATTAAAGAATTTGATGATGTTGAAGAGACTGTTGCGTTTAATACATTAGGAACCGTTGTTCATGAAACTTTAGACGAATTATATAGACCTTTTGTAAATGAATTTTTATCAGTAGAAATTATTACTAAAATGGAAGTTGACTCTAAAGATTTGGTCATAAAACATTTTAGACTTCATTTTAAAAACGGAAACCTAAACACTGGAAAAAACAGATTAATTTTTGAAGTTGCAAAAAGATTTGTGTCCAACTTTTTAGCTAAAGAAAAAGAGTTGCTTAAAAATTGTAAAAACAAACTAAAAATTATTGCAACAGAAGAAAATTTATCTGCAGAAATAAATATCGAAGGAATCGATTTTCCAATAAAATTACACGGACAAGTAGATAGGGTAGATGAATTGAACGGCGTTTTAAGAATTATCGATTATAAAACAGGTATGGTTACTGGCGCAAATTTAAGAGTGCCAGAATTTGAAAATTTGCGAGATGAAAAACACTTGAAAGCAATTCAGGTTTTATTGTATGCTTATTTATTTACAAAAAGTAAAAATTACAACTTTAAGCAGCCTTTAGAAGCAGGTATTTATTCATTTAAAAATCTGAATAGTGGGTTTTTAGCTATTGATTTTGCTTTGCCAAGAAAAAAAGCAGAAAATTCAATTACACAAGAAAAATTAGAAGATTTTATAACTGAAATTAAGTTGTACATTAAAGAAATATACAACTTAAAAGAAGGTTTTATTGAGCCTGCAGATTTAAGGTATTAA
- a CDS encoding amidohydrolase: MKNELKIVGIQADLVWENPAKNIAFFTEKINALNSDIDLVVLPEMFTSGFTMNPENVAEKIDGFSVSWMQKTASEKQIAICGSLVIIEDNKFYNRFVFVCPSGEIETYNKRHSFTLAGEDKVYTSGSEKLIIEYNGWKICPLICYDLRFPVWVRNTENYDLLLFMANWPVTRIKAWDTLLKARAIENMCYVIGVNRTGKDANNYEYSGNSLIIDYLGEEICSLAENEVGIVPATILKDKQEKVREKLGFLNDKDSFNIV, encoded by the coding sequence ATGAAAAACGAATTAAAAATTGTTGGAATTCAAGCAGATTTGGTTTGGGAAAATCCCGCTAAAAACATTGCTTTTTTTACTGAAAAAATAAATGCCTTAAATTCTGATATAGATTTAGTTGTTTTACCCGAAATGTTTACTTCTGGCTTTACTATGAATCCTGAAAATGTTGCAGAAAAAATAGATGGTTTTTCTGTTTCTTGGATGCAAAAAACAGCTTCAGAAAAACAAATTGCTATTTGTGGAAGTTTGGTAATTATAGAGGATAATAAATTCTACAATCGTTTTGTTTTTGTTTGTCCTTCTGGTGAAATTGAAACTTATAATAAAAGACACTCTTTTACTTTAGCTGGTGAAGATAAAGTCTATACTTCTGGTTCTGAAAAACTAATTATCGAATACAATGGATGGAAAATTTGTCCACTTATTTGTTACGATTTGCGTTTTCCTGTTTGGGTAAGAAACACCGAAAATTACGATTTACTTTTATTTATGGCTAATTGGCCTGTTACAAGAATAAAAGCTTGGGATACACTTTTAAAAGCGCGTGCAATTGAAAATATGTGTTATGTAATTGGAGTAAATAGAACTGGAAAAGATGCCAATAATTACGAATATTCTGGAAATTCTTTAATTATTGATTATTTGGGTGAAGAGATTTGTTCTTTAGCTGAAAATGAAGTTGGGATTGTACCTGCAACTATTCTTAAAGACAAACAAGAAAAGGTAAGAGAAAAATTAGGGTTTTTGAATGATAAAGATTCTTTTAATATAGTTTAA
- a CDS encoding acyl-ACP desaturase: MSTIKNIRKEVMLQLEKSMDVFMERYLIPAEKIWQPTDFLPNSQKDSFISEVEEIRELSKELHDDFWVVLVGDTITEEALPTYESWLLDLDGVSQDPDNSWAKWVRTWTAEENRHGDTLNKYLYLSGRVNMREVEISTQHLIADGFDIGTSTDPYKNFVYTTFQELATYVSHNNVAKIARKKGHKALAKMSKIIAGDEMRHHQAYAHFVKEIFKIDPSEMMLAFQHMMKYKIVMPAMHLRESFGAKGSLFDDFSAVAQRVGVYTGFDYVDILKKLNTMWEIDKITNLTPEAEKARDYLMKLPDRMYRITERIVIPDTKFNFKWMVPA; the protein is encoded by the coding sequence ATGTCTACAATTAAAAATATTAGAAAAGAAGTAATGTTGCAGCTTGAAAAAAGCATGGATGTTTTCATGGAAAGATATTTAATTCCCGCTGAAAAAATCTGGCAACCAACAGACTTTTTACCAAACTCACAAAAAGATTCATTTATTTCTGAAGTAGAAGAAATTAGAGAATTGTCTAAAGAATTACATGACGATTTTTGGGTAGTTCTTGTTGGAGATACCATTACAGAAGAAGCTCTACCAACCTACGAATCTTGGTTGTTAGATTTAGATGGAGTTAGCCAAGACCCAGATAATAGTTGGGCAAAGTGGGTAAGAACTTGGACGGCTGAAGAAAACAGACATGGAGACACTTTAAACAAATATTTATATTTATCTGGTCGTGTAAACATGCGTGAAGTAGAAATTTCTACACAACATTTAATTGCAGATGGTTTCGATATTGGTACATCTACAGACCCATATAAAAACTTTGTGTACACTACATTTCAGGAGTTAGCGACTTACGTTTCTCATAATAATGTAGCAAAAATTGCACGTAAAAAAGGGCATAAAGCATTAGCTAAAATGTCTAAAATTATTGCAGGAGATGAGATGCGTCATCACCAAGCATATGCACATTTTGTTAAGGAAATTTTCAAAATTGACCCAAGTGAAATGATGTTGGCTTTTCAACACATGATGAAGTACAAAATCGTTATGCCAGCAATGCATTTAAGAGAATCTTTTGGTGCAAAAGGTAGTTTGTTCGACGATTTCTCTGCAGTAGCACAAAGAGTTGGTGTTTACACAGGTTTCGATTATGTGGATATTCTAAAGAAATTAAATACAATGTGGGAGATTGATAAGATTACAAATCTTACTCCAGAAGCAGAAAAAGCAAGAGATTATTTAATGAAATTACCAGACAGAATGTACAGAATTACAGAGAGAATTGTAATTCCAGATACTAAGTTTAATTTCAAATGGATGGTTCCAGCTTAA
- a CDS encoding lysophospholipid acyltransferase family protein, which yields MKIISYILSPIFILVFYLLLIIFHPLQWLSFNLFGLKAHAKMVSILNFFLVKSMLIIGVPIRLINKHKVPEDTSVIFVSNHQSTFDIPPIGWFFRKQYPKFVAKIELGKGIPSVSFNLRNGGAALINRKDPKQAISELVRFSKKINEEKWGAIIFPEGTRSRNGEPKKFATNGLKVITKYNKDGYIVPLTINNSWKVFKYGKFPLGLGSPITITSHEPIKISSLPFEELLEKTEKVIKEHIK from the coding sequence ATGAAAATAATAAGCTACATATTATCACCAATTTTTATACTGGTGTTTTATTTACTCTTAATTATATTTCATCCATTACAATGGTTGAGTTTTAATTTATTTGGGCTGAAAGCACACGCCAAAATGGTTTCAATACTCAACTTTTTTTTAGTAAAATCTATGTTGATAATTGGAGTCCCAATAAGATTAATCAACAAACATAAAGTACCAGAAGATACTTCTGTAATATTTGTTTCAAATCATCAATCTACGTTTGATATTCCACCAATAGGATGGTTTTTTAGAAAACAATACCCAAAATTTGTGGCAAAAATTGAACTCGGAAAAGGTATACCAAGTGTTTCTTTCAATTTAAGAAATGGAGGCGCAGCACTAATTAATAGAAAAGATCCAAAACAAGCAATTAGCGAATTGGTACGTTTTTCTAAAAAGATTAACGAAGAAAAATGGGGCGCAATTATTTTCCCAGAAGGAACAAGAAGTAGAAATGGAGAGCCAAAAAAATTCGCAACAAACGGATTAAAAGTAATCACAAAATATAATAAAGACGGTTATATAGTACCTTTAACTATAAATAATTCATGGAAAGTTTTTAAATATGGAAAATTTCCATTAGGTTTAGGTAGCCCAATAACAATTACCTCACACGAACCTATAAAAATCAGCTCTTTACCTTTCGAAGAATTATTAGAAAAAACAGAAAAAGTAATTAAAGAACACATAAAATAA
- a CDS encoding TonB-dependent receptor — protein sequence MKNFKNLLFVALLFVSATVLGQTKITGTVVDETNQPLPGASIVVRGTTNGTSTDFDGKFTLNATSNAGTVVISFIGYNTKRVTFSSSKANLGSIQLTEDADSLDEVVIVGKGVIDLAGGRQTPVAVSTIKAAEIQKKIGTQDVTMALVNTPSIYVAGQSGGFGDSRISVRGFDQTNTAFLLNGQPINGMEDGKMYWSNWSGVNDIASAVQIQRGLGASKLAISSVGGTMNFVTKTTDKTEGGYVSAGTANDSYLKTTVSYNTGINENGFGASVMLSHWQGDGYNDGTKGQGQTYFISFGYKPNDNHNFNFLITGAPQWHDQNFSKSIATYLDKGLKYNNNWGTYNGEYMTERRNFYHKPVLNLNWDYTISDASSLSTVVYASFGAGGGTGNRGRRVRTADGLIDYDAIYANNAAAVDGNFGNSAYITRSSMNNHRWFGVVSNFEHKINDNLTWNVGADLRTYYGTHFRQVENFHGLSSWTEDRTLKDDTHNRVGPTVDVVATNSFDANPWATMFNSASEDQRIDYDSSERISYAGLFTQLEYSNDGLSGFFQGSLSSQNHQRFDRYDYLPEFQDSEKVNNIGYNVKIGGAYRFDDNNSVYMNTGYYSRQPYHDNIFNSFDNSINPSSQNEKIFGLEFGYSYSSENLKANVNLYSTSWKDRVDGSSRVSNNIVTITETTGQSQYHKGVEVDFIANITSDIKLKGFLSAGEWEYVGTVTSRTLDEDRNVTAPPSLVDVDGGKVGDAAQFSTGLGIDYNIFKGLSIDSDYRFYDNLYANVGAVKENLKLPSYGLLDFGVSYKFDLGSDNDKSISLRANVNNVLDTEYLSELRTNIYNDSDANGVFYKGVDTANEGYFGYGRTWNVSVRYNF from the coding sequence ATGAAAAATTTTAAAAACTTATTATTTGTAGCATTACTTTTTGTGTCTGCTACTGTTTTAGGACAAACTAAAATTACTGGTACGGTTGTAGACGAAACAAACCAACCTTTACCAGGAGCAAGTATTGTTGTAAGAGGTACAACTAATGGTACTTCTACAGATTTTGATGGTAAATTTACTTTAAACGCAACATCTAATGCGGGTACTGTTGTAATTTCATTTATTGGTTACAATACAAAAAGAGTTACTTTTTCTTCTTCAAAAGCAAATTTAGGATCTATTCAACTTACAGAAGATGCAGATTCTTTAGATGAAGTTGTAATTGTAGGTAAAGGTGTAATTGATTTAGCAGGTGGAAGACAAACTCCTGTTGCAGTTTCTACAATTAAAGCTGCAGAAATTCAGAAGAAAATTGGTACACAAGATGTAACAATGGCTTTAGTTAACACTCCATCTATTTATGTTGCCGGACAATCTGGTGGTTTTGGAGATTCTAGAATTTCAGTTCGTGGTTTTGATCAAACAAACACAGCGTTTTTATTAAACGGACAACCAATTAATGGTATGGAAGATGGTAAAATGTACTGGTCTAACTGGTCTGGTGTTAATGATATTGCAAGTGCAGTTCAAATTCAAAGAGGTTTAGGAGCTTCTAAATTAGCAATTTCTTCTGTTGGTGGTACAATGAACTTTGTTACAAAAACTACAGATAAGACTGAAGGTGGTTATGTTTCTGCTGGTACTGCAAATGATAGTTACTTAAAAACTACTGTATCTTATAATACAGGTATAAACGAAAATGGTTTTGGAGCAAGTGTTATGTTATCTCACTGGCAAGGTGATGGGTACAATGATGGTACTAAAGGACAAGGTCAAACTTACTTTATTTCTTTTGGTTATAAGCCAAATGACAATCATAACTTTAACTTCTTAATTACTGGTGCTCCACAATGGCACGACCAAAACTTTTCTAAAAGTATAGCTACTTATTTAGACAAAGGATTAAAATATAATAATAACTGGGGTACTTACAATGGTGAGTATATGACAGAAAGAAGAAACTTCTATCATAAACCAGTATTAAACTTAAACTGGGATTATACTATCTCTGATGCTTCTAGCTTATCTACTGTAGTTTACGCTTCATTTGGAGCAGGTGGTGGAACAGGAAACAGAGGTCGTAGAGTAAGAACTGCTGATGGTCTTATAGATTATGATGCAATTTATGCAAACAACGCAGCAGCTGTAGACGGTAACTTCGGAAACAGTGCTTATATAACAAGATCTTCTATGAATAATCACAGATGGTTTGGTGTTGTATCTAATTTTGAACACAAAATTAATGACAACCTTACTTGGAATGTTGGTGCAGATTTAAGAACTTATTATGGAACTCACTTTAGACAAGTAGAGAACTTTCACGGATTATCTTCTTGGACAGAAGATAGAACTTTAAAAGATGATACTCATAACAGAGTTGGACCAACTGTAGATGTTGTTGCAACTAATAGTTTCGATGCAAATCCTTGGGCAACAATGTTCAATTCTGCAAGTGAAGACCAAAGAATTGATTATGATAGTAGTGAAAGAATATCTTATGCAGGTTTGTTTACACAATTAGAGTATTCTAACGATGGTTTATCTGGGTTTTTCCAAGGTTCTTTATCTTCTCAAAATCACCAAAGATTTGATAGATATGATTATTTACCAGAATTTCAAGATTCTGAAAAAGTAAATAACATTGGTTATAATGTAAAGATTGGTGGAGCTTATAGATTTGATGACAATAACTCTGTTTATATGAATACAGGTTATTATTCTCGTCAACCTTACCATGATAATATCTTTAATAGTTTTGATAACTCAATTAACCCTTCTTCTCAAAATGAAAAAATATTTGGATTAGAATTTGGTTATAGCTATTCTTCAGAAAATTTAAAAGCAAATGTTAACTTATACAGCACAAGCTGGAAAGATAGAGTAGATGGTAGTTCAAGAGTGTCTAATAACATTGTTACAATTACAGAAACTACAGGTCAAAGTCAATACCATAAAGGAGTTGAGGTAGATTTTATCGCAAATATTACTTCAGATATTAAATTAAAAGGTTTCTTATCTGCAGGTGAGTGGGAGTATGTTGGTACTGTAACTTCTAGAACATTAGATGAAGACAGAAATGTAACTGCTCCACCATCTTTAGTTGATGTAGATGGAGGTAAAGTAGGAGATGCTGCACAATTCTCTACAGGATTAGGTATCGATTATAATATTTTTAAAGGATTAAGTATTGATTCTGACTATAGATTCTATGACAATTTATATGCAAATGTAGGTGCCGTTAAAGAAAATTTAAAATTACCTTCTTATGGTTTATTAGATTTTGGAGTATCTTACAAATTTGATTTAGGATCAGATAATGACAAATCTATAAGCTTAAGAGCAAACGTTAATAACGTTTTAGATACTGAATATTTGTCTGAATTAAGAACTAATATTTATAATGATAGTGATGCTAATGGAGTATTTTACAAAGGTGTAGATACTGCAAACGAAGGTTATTTTGGTTACGGAAGAACTTGGAACGTAAGTGTTAGATATAATTTCTAA
- the pgi gene encoding glucose-6-phosphate isomerase, which translates to MALKNINPTKTQAWEKLTNHFNENKNINIKDLCKDSSRKEDFSLELNDLLVDFSKNRITEETISLLVDLAKEVDLKDAIEKQFSGEIINVTEGREVLHTALRSNSDEPVLVDGKNVKPQIQSALRKIRSFSNKVISGKWKGYTGKSITDIVNIGIGGSDLGPDMIVESLQYYKNQLTTHFVSNVDGDHVSEIMKKLDPETTLFVIVSKTFTTQETITNAETLKNWFLKSATIFDIPKHFVAVSTNLEAVDNFGIDKANVFPMWNWVGGRFSLWSAVGLSISLSIGFDNYRALLDGAEEMDLHYRNTDFDKNIPVILALLSIWYNNFYGAETEAVLPYTQYLKKLPDYLQQAIMESNGKGVDRNGDKIDYQTGTIVWGSTGTNMQHAFMQLVHQGTKLIPADFIGYKESLYGLTDHHKKLMANYYGQMEALAFGKSKEEVHLELKFSGNTDKISQLLPFKVFEGNRPSNAILFDKLTPHSLGKLVALYEHKIYTQGILWNIYSYDQFGVELGKELAKKLLNA; encoded by the coding sequence ATGGCTTTAAAAAACATTAATCCAACCAAAACACAAGCTTGGGAAAAACTTACAAATCATTTTAATGAAAATAAAAATATTAACATTAAAGACTTATGTAAAGATTCTTCAAGAAAAGAGGATTTTTCTTTAGAATTAAATGATTTACTTGTAGATTTTTCGAAAAATAGAATAACAGAAGAAACTATTTCTTTGTTAGTAGATTTGGCTAAAGAGGTAGATTTAAAAGATGCTATTGAAAAACAGTTTTCGGGAGAAATTATTAATGTTACAGAAGGAAGAGAAGTATTACACACTGCTTTAAGAAGTAATTCTGATGAACCTGTTTTAGTTGATGGGAAAAATGTGAAGCCACAAATTCAGTCAGCTTTAAGAAAAATTAGAAGCTTTAGTAACAAAGTTATTTCTGGAAAATGGAAAGGTTACACAGGTAAATCTATTACAGATATTGTAAATATTGGTATTGGAGGTAGTGATTTAGGGCCAGACATGATAGTTGAGTCTTTACAATATTATAAAAATCAACTAACAACACATTTTGTTTCTAATGTAGACGGAGACCATGTTTCGGAAATAATGAAGAAATTAGATCCAGAAACAACTCTTTTTGTAATTGTATCTAAAACATTTACAACTCAAGAAACCATTACAAATGCAGAAACACTAAAAAATTGGTTTCTAAAATCGGCAACTATTTTTGACATTCCAAAACACTTTGTGGCAGTTTCTACAAATTTAGAAGCAGTAGATAATTTCGGAATTGACAAAGCAAACGTATTCCCTATGTGGAATTGGGTTGGAGGTCGTTTCTCGTTATGGTCAGCTGTTGGTTTATCTATTAGTTTATCTATTGGTTTCGATAATTACCGAGCTTTATTAGACGGAGCAGAAGAAATGGATTTACATTATAGAAACACAGATTTCGATAAAAATATTCCAGTAATTTTAGCTTTATTAAGTATTTGGTATAATAATTTTTATGGAGCAGAAACCGAAGCAGTTTTACCTTACACACAATATTTAAAGAAGTTACCAGACTATTTACAACAAGCTATAATGGAAAGTAATGGAAAAGGTGTAGATAGAAATGGAGATAAAATAGATTACCAAACAGGAACAATTGTTTGGGGAAGTACAGGAACAAATATGCAACATGCTTTTATGCAATTGGTGCACCAAGGAACCAAGTTAATTCCTGCAGATTTTATTGGTTATAAAGAATCTTTGTATGGTTTAACAGATCATCACAAGAAATTAATGGCTAATTATTATGGTCAAATGGAAGCTTTAGCTTTTGGTAAAAGTAAAGAAGAAGTTCATTTAGAGTTAAAATTTTCTGGAAACACAGATAAAATATCTCAACTTTTACCTTTTAAAGTTTTTGAAGGAAATAGACCAAGTAATGCTATTCTTTTTGATAAACTAACGCCTCACTCTTTAGGTAAATTAGTCGCTTTATATGAGCATAAGATTTACACCCAAGGTATTCTATGGAATATTTATAGTTATGATCAATTTGGTGTAGAATTAGGGAAAGAACTTGCTAAAAAGTTATTAAATGCATGA